The proteins below are encoded in one region of Candidatus Eisenbacteria bacterium:
- a CDS encoding tetratricopeptide repeat protein — protein sequence MLFRATARLVETPSGRALWAGKVDLRFEDIFEVQDQVAHGIAEAMTARLSAEESRKSRGPEPKKFTPSPEAYELLLRGLEAQRAGTKEGFLRASREFERAVMVEPGYARAWSHLGSVYQGMVDSGYESDPAWYAKAEEAIQRARSLDPEDAQASFATAALHVVFGRKREAFQELLRARRKTPNQPLVYHYFAYVFRLCDMMDEAMSAERHAQDLDPNLPWASWGAARIHLLRGNVAGAEGELERVRRRLSNHPQLGYFEGALLVEQRKYAEAVEHYKTRVDPEEVTGSAYFDRAFARLRAGDVAAAMSDLPHIEAHGMIDMDFASDAAALWGHLGDRDKAFRFLDRAVELGNDALTKYRKDELFGPLHGDPRWEPFLSGVRRRIETYRREFRWPLPE from the coding sequence ATGCTTTTCCGCGCCACGGCGCGACTCGTTGAAACGCCGAGCGGCCGGGCCCTTTGGGCGGGCAAGGTGGACCTGCGCTTCGAGGACATCTTCGAGGTCCAGGACCAGGTGGCGCACGGGATCGCCGAGGCGATGACGGCGCGGCTCTCGGCGGAAGAATCGCGGAAGAGCCGCGGCCCGGAGCCCAAGAAGTTCACGCCCTCGCCCGAGGCCTACGAGCTGTTGCTGCGCGGACTGGAGGCACAGCGTGCGGGGACAAAGGAGGGATTTCTCCGCGCGAGCCGGGAATTCGAGCGGGCGGTGATGGTGGAGCCCGGCTACGCGCGGGCCTGGTCGCATTTGGGCAGCGTCTACCAGGGGATGGTCGACAGCGGATACGAGTCCGACCCGGCCTGGTACGCCAAGGCGGAGGAGGCGATCCAAAGAGCGCGCTCGCTCGACCCGGAGGACGCCCAGGCTTCCTTCGCGACCGCCGCGCTCCACGTCGTGTTCGGCAGAAAGCGAGAGGCGTTTCAGGAGCTTCTCCGGGCCCGCCGAAAAACGCCGAACCAGCCGCTCGTCTACCACTACTTCGCCTACGTCTTCCGCCTTTGCGACATGATGGACGAGGCGATGAGCGCCGAGAGGCACGCCCAGGATCTCGATCCCAATCTGCCCTGGGCGTCGTGGGGCGCGGCTCGGATTCACCTCCTTCGAGGAAACGTCGCCGGGGCGGAAGGGGAACTGGAGCGCGTGCGACGCCGTCTCTCGAATCACCCGCAGCTGGGCTATTTCGAAGGGGCCCTGCTGGTGGAGCAGCGGAAGTACGCCGAAGCCGTGGAGCACTACAAGACGCGCGTGGACCCTGAGGAGGTCACCGGGTCGGCCTATTTCGATCGCGCTTTCGCGCGGCTCCGCGCGGGCGACGTGGCGGCGGCGATGAGCGACCTGCCTCACATCGAGGCACACGGCATGATCGACATGGACTTCGCGTCCGACGCGGCGGCGCTCTGGGGACACCTGGGGGACCGGGACAAGGCGTTCCGGTTCCTCGACCGGGCGGTGGAGCTGGGGAACGACGCGCTCACGAAGTATAGGAAGGACGAGCTCTTCGGGCCGCTCCACGGCGATCCCCGGTGGGAGCCGTTCCTTTCGGGGGTCCGCCGCCGGATCGAGACGTATCGCCGCGAATTCCGGTGGCCGCTGCCGGAGTAG
- a CDS encoding OmpA family protein, translating into MRSATRTILLAASFVLMLPVVALADTSAGWLAPGGGAVWPPAEYGTDDPLGTFGGIAGLRMTPAWALEVRLHSAKGDSAKIGGAHTSFLRGDGNLTKFFLTESRFSPYLTAGAGAVRIRRPGTSDKHFAWNAGAGVRITVSERISLRLDARDVSYQVADLSGAKEYRHAPEGFGGISFGFGGRPSDEDNDGVPNKFDKCAATPLGARVDATGCPLDGDGDGVFDGIDRCDGTPKGALVDATGCPLDSDKDGAFDGIDTCPDTPAGVRVDATGCPMDSDGDGVYDGPDQCENTPKGCTVNPNGCPTDSDQDGVCDGIDKCPDTQTNVRVDMTGCPIQVSVRETELIETGMIRLQDINFDTGRATIKDDSFKILDDVGNILIRWPQLRIEIGGHTDARGSDATNQKLSEARAKAVLDYLVQKFPELIPNQFTTVGYGERQPISTNRTQLGMAKNRRVEFKVLNTEALKKQTEKQQFVPKE; encoded by the coding sequence GTGCGCTCTGCCACCCGCACCATTCTGTTAGCGGCGTCGTTCGTGCTCATGCTGCCCGTCGTCGCGCTCGCCGATACGTCGGCGGGCTGGCTCGCTCCCGGCGGCGGCGCCGTGTGGCCCCCCGCCGAGTACGGCACCGACGATCCTCTCGGCACGTTCGGCGGCATCGCCGGTCTCCGCATGACCCCAGCATGGGCCCTGGAGGTGCGGCTCCACTCCGCGAAGGGCGACAGCGCCAAAATCGGCGGTGCGCACACGTCGTTTCTCCGAGGGGATGGGAACCTCACGAAGTTCTTCCTGACCGAGTCGCGGTTCTCGCCCTACCTCACGGCCGGAGCCGGAGCGGTCCGCATCCGCCGCCCCGGGACCTCCGACAAGCACTTCGCCTGGAATGCCGGCGCCGGCGTTCGCATCACGGTGTCCGAGCGCATATCCCTCCGGTTGGACGCGCGCGACGTGAGCTATCAGGTTGCCGACCTTTCCGGCGCGAAGGAGTACCGCCACGCGCCCGAGGGATTCGGCGGCATCTCCTTCGGCTTCGGCGGAAGGCCGTCCGATGAGGACAATGACGGCGTGCCGAATAAGTTCGACAAGTGTGCCGCCACGCCCCTCGGCGCCCGCGTCGACGCGACCGGATGCCCGCTGGACGGCGACGGGGACGGCGTCTTCGACGGAATCGACCGCTGCGACGGGACGCCCAAGGGCGCCCTCGTTGACGCGACCGGCTGCCCGCTGGACAGCGACAAGGACGGGGCGTTCGACGGAATCGACACCTGCCCCGACACGCCCGCCGGAGTGCGGGTCGACGCGACGGGATGCCCGATGGATTCGGATGGGGACGGCGTCTACGACGGCCCCGACCAGTGCGAGAACACGCCGAAGGGCTGCACCGTGAACCCGAACGGCTGCCCGACCGATTCCGATCAGGACGGTGTCTGCGACGGCATCGACAAGTGCCCGGACACCCAAACGAACGTCCGCGTGGATATGACCGGCTGCCCCATCCAGGTGAGCGTCCGCGAGACGGAGCTGATCGAGACCGGGATGATCCGGCTCCAGGACATCAATTTCGACACCGGCAGGGCGACGATCAAGGACGACTCGTTCAAGATCCTCGACGATGTCGGAAACATCCTGATCCGTTGGCCGCAGCTTCGCATTGAGATCGGCGGGCACACCGACGCGCGCGGCAGCGACGCCACGAACCAGAAGCTGAGCGAGGCGCGCGCCAAGGCAGTGCTCGATTACCTGGTCCAGAAGTTCCCCGAGCTGATTCCGAACCAGTTCACCACGGTCGGATACGGCGAGCGTCAGCCGATCTCGACCAATCGGACGCAGCTCGGCATGGCCAAGAACCGGCGAGTCGAGTTCAAGGTGTTGAACACGGAAGCGCTGAAGAAGCAGACCGAGAAGCAGCAGTTCGTTCCCAAGGAATAG
- a CDS encoding polyphosphate kinase 2 family protein: MKEPIVTREGRRIRLKHIDPDDDAGLGNKAKALERLSEDLDRLRKLQHLLYADNRYALLVVIQAMDTGGKDGTIRHVMSGLNPVGCVVTSFKVPTPDERQHDYLWRIHRAVPPKGVVGVFNRSHYEDVLVTRVHKLIEKKTWERRYREINDFERTLSQNGVEILKLFLHISKSEQAKRLRARIEDKAKNWKFSEADIVERRLWSDYQEAYEDAINECTTSWAPWHIVPANKKWARDCIVARAMVDRLGSLNLRYPKPAVDLSKTVIR, translated from the coding sequence ATGAAGGAACCGATCGTGACGCGGGAGGGGCGACGAATTCGCCTCAAGCACATCGACCCCGACGACGATGCCGGCCTGGGCAACAAGGCGAAGGCTCTGGAGCGCCTCTCGGAGGATTTGGATCGCCTCCGCAAACTCCAGCACCTCCTCTACGCCGACAATCGATACGCGCTCCTGGTGGTGATCCAGGCCATGGACACCGGCGGCAAGGACGGCACGATCCGCCACGTCATGAGCGGGCTCAACCCGGTCGGGTGCGTCGTGACGTCGTTCAAGGTCCCCACGCCCGACGAGCGCCAACACGACTACCTGTGGCGGATCCATCGGGCGGTCCCGCCAAAAGGCGTGGTCGGCGTCTTCAACCGCTCGCACTACGAGGACGTGCTCGTCACGCGCGTCCACAAGCTCATCGAGAAAAAGACGTGGGAGCGCCGCTACCGCGAGATCAACGATTTCGAGCGGACGCTCAGCCAGAACGGCGTCGAGATCCTCAAGCTCTTCCTCCACATCAGCAAGTCGGAGCAGGCGAAGAGGCTTCGCGCGCGCATCGAGGACAAGGCGAAGAACTGGAAGTTCTCGGAGGCGGACATCGTCGAGCGGCGGCTATGGAGCGACTACCAGGAGGCGTACGAGGACGCGATCAACGAGTGCACGACGTCGTGGGCGCCGTGGCACATCGTCCCCGCGAACAAGAAATGGGCGCGCGACTGCATCGTCGCGCGCGCCATGGTGGATCGGCTGGGATCGCTGAACTTGCGCTATCCGAAGCCGGCCGTGGATCTCTCGAAGACCGTGATCCGCTAG
- a CDS encoding T9SS type A sorting domain-containing protein, with product MSRKSLVLLAVLAIAILLAAPIALAGEPDVGQTSAGEPDAGSTAAGEPDAGNGRWLTPDNGRASIAGEALYRCGTDESGPKVRIAKAQVDRWLAQNMIVAGGQIPVYFHVIYWGSEGNVPESQLDAQIQVLNRNYAGKDYNGVTVPGAAATGYTFTKAGVSRTSNRKWFTMTPGARSESQAKAALSINPAGTLNIYICKPGQNLLGWAVFPWTAQAGTNQDGVVIHYGSLPGGYLSPYNLGGTASHEIGHYLGLYHTFQGGCDTGTCSATGDLVCDTPAEATATSGCPGGKDTCPATGVDPIQNYMDYSTDICYSNFTTGQDTRMNQIVTGYRAWIGGTPIVQNPNQARGLQGEALVAFRANPNPFNPRTKIEFGLQREGRASVRIFDIQGRLVVTVVDRYLSAGNHSYDFDGGRLASGVYLMKLQAQGQADMVRMLTLLK from the coding sequence ATGTCCAGAAAATCACTCGTTCTACTAGCCGTCCTCGCGATCGCCATTCTTCTCGCAGCCCCGATCGCCCTTGCGGGCGAGCCCGACGTCGGACAAACGAGCGCGGGCGAGCCCGATGCCGGATCGACCGCCGCCGGCGAGCCGGACGCGGGCAACGGCCGCTGGTTGACTCCCGACAACGGGCGGGCGTCGATCGCCGGTGAAGCGCTTTATCGATGCGGCACGGATGAGAGTGGGCCCAAGGTCAGAATCGCGAAGGCCCAGGTCGATCGCTGGCTGGCGCAGAACATGATCGTCGCGGGCGGGCAAATTCCCGTCTACTTCCACGTCATCTACTGGGGCTCCGAGGGCAACGTGCCCGAGTCGCAGCTCGACGCCCAGATCCAGGTCCTGAACCGCAACTACGCCGGCAAGGACTACAACGGCGTCACGGTTCCCGGCGCGGCCGCCACGGGATACACGTTCACCAAGGCGGGCGTGAGCCGAACGAGCAACCGGAAGTGGTTCACGATGACGCCGGGCGCCCGGAGCGAGAGCCAGGCAAAGGCCGCCCTCTCGATCAACCCCGCGGGCACGCTCAACATCTACATCTGCAAGCCGGGTCAGAACCTCCTCGGATGGGCGGTCTTCCCTTGGACGGCTCAAGCCGGCACGAACCAGGACGGGGTCGTGATCCACTACGGCTCGCTGCCCGGCGGCTACCTCTCGCCGTATAACCTGGGCGGGACCGCGTCGCACGAGATCGGCCACTACCTCGGGCTCTACCACACGTTCCAGGGCGGCTGCGACACCGGCACCTGCAGCGCCACGGGCGATCTCGTCTGTGATACGCCGGCGGAGGCGACGGCCACGTCGGGCTGCCCGGGCGGCAAGGATACGTGCCCCGCGACGGGTGTCGACCCGATCCAGAACTACATGGATTACTCGACCGACATCTGCTACTCGAACTTTACGACGGGCCAGGACACCCGGATGAACCAGATCGTGACCGGATACCGTGCCTGGATCGGCGGGACGCCGATCGTGCAGAATCCCAACCAGGCAAGGGGGCTCCAGGGCGAGGCGCTCGTCGCCTTCCGGGCGAATCCCAATCCGTTCAATCCACGCACGAAGATCGAGTTCGGCCTCCAGCGCGAGGGCCGCGCTTCGGTCCGGATCTTCGATATCCAGGGCCGCCTCGTTGTGACGGTGGTGGACCGCTACCTGTCCGCGGGCAATCACTCGTACGACTTCGACGGCGGCAGGCTGGCCAGCGGGGTCTACTTGATGAAGCTCCAGGCGCAGGGACAAGCCGACATGGTGAGAATGCTCACGCTGTTGAAGTAG
- a CDS encoding hydroxymethylglutaryl-CoA lyase: MNTRIVEVGPRDGLQNEKTQIPTDTKVAFVDALSEAGYDEIEVSAFVSPKWIPQLADAEEVFRRIRRREGVTYSALVPNNEGLDRALEARVGKIAVFTAASETFNRKNINAGIAESIERFRTVVPRAQATGLLARGYVSTAFWCPYEGKIEPPAVVDVVKRLLDVGVDEISIGDTIGKAVPGEVHDLLDLLLDALAQDRIAMHFHDTYGTAVANALAAYERGISIFDASAGGVGGCPFAPGASGNVATEDLAWALTRSGASIALDLERVSAASDLLASALGRPLRSHVRDALLGKQAPAPKS; this comes from the coding sequence ATGAACACGCGAATCGTGGAGGTGGGGCCGCGCGACGGGCTCCAGAACGAGAAGACGCAGATCCCCACCGACACGAAGGTGGCCTTCGTGGACGCGCTCTCGGAGGCGGGCTACGACGAGATCGAGGTGAGCGCCTTCGTGTCGCCGAAATGGATCCCGCAGCTCGCCGACGCCGAGGAGGTCTTCCGGCGCATCCGGAGGCGGGAGGGCGTCACCTACTCGGCGCTCGTGCCGAACAACGAGGGATTGGATCGCGCGCTGGAGGCCCGCGTCGGGAAGATCGCGGTCTTCACCGCGGCGTCGGAGACGTTCAATCGGAAGAACATCAACGCCGGGATCGCGGAATCGATCGAGCGATTCCGGACCGTCGTGCCCCGCGCCCAGGCGACGGGGCTCCTCGCGCGCGGGTACGTGTCGACCGCCTTCTGGTGCCCGTACGAGGGGAAGATCGAGCCGCCCGCGGTCGTGGACGTCGTGAAGCGGCTCCTCGATGTCGGCGTCGACGAGATCTCGATCGGCGACACGATCGGGAAGGCCGTCCCCGGGGAAGTTCACGACCTTCTCGACCTTCTGCTCGACGCGCTGGCCCAGGACCGGATCGCGATGCACTTCCACGACACCTACGGGACCGCCGTGGCGAACGCGTTGGCGGCCTACGAGCGGGGAATCTCGATCTTCGACGCCTCCGCGGGAGGCGTGGGCGGCTGTCCGTTCGCCCCGGGCGCCTCCGGGAACGTCGCGACCGAGGACCTCGCCTGGGCTCTCACCCGCTCCGGCGCATCGATCGCCCTCGACCTGGAGCGCGTTTCCGCCGCGTCCGATCTTCTCGCTTCCGCGCTCGGGCGACCCTTGCGGTCCCACGTGCGCGACGCTCTCTTAGGGAAACAGGCGCCCGCTCCGAAATCCTAG
- a CDS encoding biotin/lipoyl-binding protein → MACARRLGAVAGGGAGLSRLALRWEGRAVEAEIELRGSHAVLTRGGRRIEAEVRRVDDWVEIRSGDRIARCGAVATPRGVWVALEGRAYLLERVPRDAAALDGAPTTDEIRAPMTGRVVAVAARAGEAVREGDLLLTIEAMKMEFRLTAPEDGAIAEVLCAQGDRVELGQLLVKLRPGASTGGAPAGGPSA, encoded by the coding sequence GTGGCATGCGCTCGGCGGCTGGGGGCGGTCGCCGGCGGGGGCGCGGGCTTGAGCCGCCTGGCGCTTCGCTGGGAGGGCAGGGCGGTCGAGGCCGAGATCGAGCTTCGCGGCTCGCACGCGGTGCTCACGCGCGGAGGGCGACGGATCGAGGCCGAGGTCCGACGCGTCGACGATTGGGTCGAGATCCGGAGCGGCGATCGGATCGCCCGCTGCGGCGCGGTCGCGACGCCCCGCGGCGTGTGGGTCGCGCTCGAGGGCCGGGCCTATCTCCTCGAGCGCGTTCCCCGCGACGCTGCGGCCCTGGACGGCGCGCCGACGACCGACGAGATCCGGGCGCCGATGACCGGCAGGGTGGTCGCGGTCGCGGCCAGGGCCGGTGAGGCGGTGCGCGAGGGCGATCTCCTGTTGACGATCGAGGCGATGAAGATGGAGTTCCGGCTCACCGCGCCCGAGGACGGCGCGATCGCCGAGGTCCTGTGCGCGCAGGGGGATCGCGTCGAGCTGGGGCAACTCCTGGTGAAGCTCCGGCCCGGCGCGTCGACCGGCGGAGCGCCGGCGGGAGGCCCATCGGCATGA
- a CDS encoding tetratricopeptide repeat protein, with protein MPPLVRAQKEPPMPADRFTLVMSRLFRATLGAAFALTLIVATAFASGSAPSPPPHEAQPQSEMPPADQNQPPDSTKAKAARAELEQFYAKGYDEAQEAKKLKKDGKAGDAKKKFGKAIKKFESAVERDPTYYQAWNMLGYCSRNLGDLKRAFSAYEKCLSIKPDYDEAHEYLGEAYLQSGNLEKAKIELAWLRANDSKEADELAEKIDEAAKKASGETKTGSSSAEGAGSR; from the coding sequence GTGCCGCCGCTCGTCCGCGCCCAGAAGGAGCCGCCGATGCCTGCAGATCGATTTACGCTCGTCATGTCCCGCCTGTTCCGCGCCACGCTCGGCGCCGCATTCGCCTTGACCCTGATCGTCGCCACGGCCTTCGCGTCGGGCTCGGCGCCGTCCCCGCCGCCCCACGAGGCCCAGCCTCAGAGCGAGATGCCCCCGGCGGATCAGAATCAGCCGCCCGATTCCACGAAGGCGAAGGCTGCCCGCGCCGAGCTGGAACAGTTCTACGCCAAGGGCTACGACGAGGCGCAGGAGGCGAAGAAGCTCAAGAAGGACGGGAAGGCCGGCGACGCAAAGAAGAAGTTCGGGAAGGCGATCAAGAAGTTCGAATCCGCCGTGGAGCGGGATCCCACCTACTACCAAGCGTGGAACATGCTCGGCTACTGCTCCCGCAATCTCGGCGACCTCAAGCGGGCCTTCTCAGCGTACGAAAAGTGTCTCTCGATCAAGCCCGACTACGATGAGGCGCACGAGTATCTCGGCGAGGCCTACCTCCAGAGCGGCAATCTGGAAAAGGCGAAGATCGAGCTCGCGTGGCTGCGCGCCAACGATTCGAAAGAGGCCGACGAGCTGGCAGAAAAGATCGACGAGGCGGCGAAGAAGGCCTCCGGCGAAACGAAGACGGGCTCTTCCTCCGCCGAGGGTGCCGGCTCCCGCTAG
- a CDS encoding ATP-grasp domain-containing protein produces MSPLVTAALSDLAASRAPFRKVLVANRGEIAVRIFRTLREMAIPSVAVTSEADRGSLHARSADESVMIGPAAAAGSYLNAPRIVEAARGVGADAIHPGYGFLSERAAFARECREAGIVFIGPSPESMERLGDKASARRTAIRLGIPVVPGVEGVATAERARAEAERIGYPVLLKAVGGGGGRGMRSASSAEELTAAFEGARRESETAFGDARLFLEKRIDPARHVEVQILADGNDAIALGERECSLQRRYQKIIEESPSTAVNAKTREAMERAAVALARDAKYSGAGTVEFLLGPDGSFYFLEVNARLQVEHPVTEARLGLDLVRAQIEIAAGGGLPRLPRPAGHAIEARLNAENPYSGFLPQTGKVLLLEWPAGDGVRIDAGIGQGGTVHVHYDSLLAKVIAHGRDREEARARLVAALKRVTLLGVTTNQSFLIDLLEDGAFRSGETYTGTIESREWPAPESIPDEAILAAAVALASRRAAREGEREDADRYSPWHALGGWGRSPAGARA; encoded by the coding sequence GTGAGCCCGCTCGTGACGGCCGCCCTCTCCGACCTCGCCGCATCCCGCGCCCCGTTTCGAAAGGTCCTGGTCGCGAACCGCGGGGAGATCGCCGTGCGGATTTTCCGGACGCTCCGCGAGATGGCGATCCCATCCGTGGCCGTCACCTCGGAGGCGGACCGGGGCTCGCTCCATGCGCGCTCGGCGGACGAGAGCGTGATGATCGGGCCCGCCGCGGCGGCTGGGAGCTATCTGAACGCGCCGCGCATTGTGGAAGCCGCTAGAGGCGTCGGCGCCGACGCGATCCATCCGGGCTACGGCTTTCTCTCGGAGCGGGCCGCTTTCGCGCGCGAATGCCGCGAGGCGGGGATCGTCTTCATCGGCCCGTCGCCCGAGAGCATGGAACGTCTGGGAGACAAGGCGTCGGCCCGCCGGACCGCGATCCGCCTCGGGATTCCGGTCGTCCCCGGCGTCGAGGGCGTCGCCACCGCGGAGCGCGCGCGCGCCGAGGCGGAGCGGATCGGCTACCCGGTCCTCCTCAAGGCCGTGGGCGGGGGCGGCGGGCGGGGGATGCGCTCCGCGTCGAGCGCCGAGGAGCTCACGGCGGCCTTCGAGGGGGCCCGTCGCGAGTCGGAGACCGCGTTCGGGGATGCCCGGCTCTTCCTCGAAAAGCGGATCGATCCGGCCCGCCACGTCGAGGTGCAGATTCTCGCGGACGGAAACGATGCGATCGCGCTGGGCGAGCGCGAATGCAGCCTTCAGCGCCGCTACCAGAAGATAATCGAGGAGTCGCCCTCCACCGCGGTCAACGCCAAGACGCGCGAAGCGATGGAGCGGGCCGCGGTGGCGCTGGCGCGCGACGCGAAATACTCGGGGGCGGGGACGGTCGAGTTTCTCCTCGGCCCGGACGGCTCGTTTTACTTTCTCGAGGTGAACGCGCGGCTCCAGGTCGAGCACCCGGTCACGGAAGCCCGCCTGGGCCTCGACCTGGTGCGTGCGCAGATCGAGATCGCGGCGGGAGGGGGCCTTCCCCGGCTGCCTCGCCCCGCCGGGCACGCCATCGAGGCGCGGCTCAACGCCGAGAACCCGTATTCCGGATTTCTGCCGCAGACCGGGAAGGTGCTGCTCCTCGAGTGGCCCGCCGGCGACGGCGTGCGGATCGACGCCGGCATCGGCCAGGGCGGCACTGTCCATGTCCACTACGACTCGCTCCTCGCGAAGGTGATCGCCCACGGCCGAGACCGCGAGGAGGCCCGCGCGCGGCTCGTCGCGGCGCTCAAACGGGTTACCCTTCTGGGCGTGACCACGAACCAGTCGTTCCTGATCGACCTCCTGGAAGACGGCGCGTTCCGGAGCGGGGAGACCTACACCGGCACCATCGAGTCGCGCGAGTGGCCCGCGCCCGAGTCGATCCCGGACGAAGCGATCCTCGCCGCGGCCGTCGCGCTGGCCTCGCGCCGCGCCGCGCGGGAAGGGGAGCGCGAGGACGCCGATCGGTACTCGCCGTGGCATGCGCTCGGCGGCTGGGGGCGGTCGCCGGCGGGGGCGCGGGCTTGA
- a CDS encoding GNAT family N-acetyltransferase: MDRANSAAALLVRARPWVGRKLHRTQSGAQAETLAAGDPRWYSDHVASTAQEIRIRPLSELDISRVVAIDERLTGVYRPEVWERRVGYYLRRDPDSCPVAEIGGTVVGFMFSDVRGGEFGLEETTGWIERFGVDPDFQGRSIGRRLFEAVQAQMAGHGVKMIRTLVDKKDSDLASFLRAVGFENAALQALEMKIPAEPPPARSSK; encoded by the coding sequence CTGGACAGAGCCAATAGCGCGGCCGCGCTCTTGGTAAGAGCCCGTCCCTGGGTCGGCCGCAAACTACACCGAACCCAGAGCGGGGCACAAGCCGAAACCCTCGCTGCCGGCGATCCCCGATGGTATTCTGATCACGTGGCTTCCACGGCCCAAGAGATCCGGATCCGGCCCCTGAGCGAGCTCGACATCTCGCGTGTCGTCGCTATTGACGAGCGGCTCACAGGGGTCTACCGGCCCGAGGTATGGGAGCGGCGCGTGGGGTACTATCTTCGGCGGGACCCCGATTCCTGCCCCGTCGCCGAGATCGGCGGAACGGTCGTCGGTTTCATGTTCTCGGACGTCCGCGGCGGGGAATTTGGGCTCGAGGAGACGACGGGCTGGATCGAGCGGTTCGGCGTCGACCCCGACTTCCAGGGACGCTCGATCGGACGGAGGCTGTTCGAAGCGGTGCAAGCTCAGATGGCGGGCCACGGCGTGAAGATGATCCGAACCCTCGTCGACAAGAAGGACTCCGACCTCGCCTCCTTCCTCCGCGCGGTCGGATTCGAGAACGCGGCCCTCCAGGCTCTCGAGATGAAGATCCCGGCCGAGCCGCCGCCCGCGAGGAGCTCCAAGTGA
- a CDS encoding cation:proton antiporter, translating to MGANRRFPLVFTLASLVALGALLTRPALAADSTVDPVVPVLLSLSIVLGAAKVAGWLSTRLGQPAVLGELIAGIVVGNLWIVGFYDLDWMRDDPTLSVLAELGIIVLLFEVGLESTVDRMRRVGASAFLVALIGVITPFALGWAAGAWLLPGSSPYVHAFLGAVLTATSVGITARVLKDLDATRSIEAQIILGAAVIDDVLGLVILAVVSGVIIAADQGGQGISLVEIAGISAKALGFLGASMLLGLLLSRRLFRIAARVRIRGILLTSALIFCFLFSYLAALADLAPVVGAFAAGLLLEPSHFDRFDERREHSLESLLHPISTFLVPVFFVLTGLRVDLRTLGEPGVLGLAAVLTAAAWIGKQACSLGILQRGVDRLTVGLGMVPRGEVGLIFANIGATMTIGGERVITPATYAAVVIMVIATTLVTPPALQWSLGRKRSPTPVT from the coding sequence ATGGGCGCCAACCGGCGGTTCCCGCTCGTCTTCACCCTGGCTTCGCTCGTCGCGCTGGGGGCGCTCCTGACGCGCCCCGCGCTCGCGGCCGACTCCACCGTCGATCCGGTCGTTCCCGTTCTCCTCAGCCTTTCGATCGTCCTCGGCGCGGCGAAGGTGGCCGGCTGGCTCTCGACGCGCCTGGGGCAACCCGCGGTGCTCGGCGAGCTGATCGCCGGGATCGTCGTCGGCAATCTCTGGATCGTCGGATTCTACGACCTGGATTGGATGCGGGACGATCCGACCCTTTCCGTCCTCGCCGAGCTGGGCATCATCGTGCTTCTGTTCGAGGTGGGTCTCGAGTCGACCGTGGATCGGATGCGGCGCGTCGGCGCGTCCGCGTTTCTCGTGGCCCTGATCGGGGTGATCACGCCCTTCGCGCTGGGATGGGCCGCCGGTGCGTGGCTGCTGCCGGGCTCCTCGCCGTACGTCCACGCGTTCCTGGGGGCCGTCCTGACCGCGACCAGCGTCGGGATCACGGCGCGGGTGCTCAAGGATCTCGACGCCACCCGGAGCATCGAGGCGCAGATCATCCTCGGGGCCGCGGTGATCGACGACGTGCTGGGCCTCGTCATCCTCGCGGTGGTGAGCGGCGTCATCATCGCGGCGGATCAAGGAGGACAGGGCATCTCGCTCGTCGAGATCGCGGGAATCTCGGCCAAGGCCCTCGGATTTCTGGGGGCGTCCATGCTCCTCGGCCTGCTTCTCTCCCGGCGGCTCTTCCGGATCGCCGCGCGGGTGCGCATCCGGGGAATCCTGCTCACGAGCGCGCTCATCTTCTGCTTTCTCTTCTCCTATTTGGCCGCGCTCGCCGACCTGGCGCCGGTCGTGGGCGCGTTCGCGGCCGGCCTTCTCCTCGAGCCGTCCCATTTCGACAGGTTCGACGAGAGACGGGAGCATAGTCTGGAGTCGCTCCTCCATCCGATCTCGACCTTCCTGGTTCCGGTCTTCTTCGTCCTCACCGGCCTCCGGGTGGATCTGCGAACGTTGGGTGAGCCGGGCGTCCTGGGCCTCGCCGCCGTCCTGACGGCGGCCGCGTGGATCGGCAAGCAGGCCTGCTCGCTCGGCATTCTCCAGAGGGGCGTGGACCGGCTGACGGTGGGGCTCGGGATGGTGCCCCGCGGCGAGGTGGGCCTCATCTTCGCGAACATCGGGGCGACGATGACGATCGGCGGCGAGCGGGTCATCACGCCCGCGACCTACGCGGCGGTCGTGATCATGGTGATCGCCACGACCCTGGTCACGCCTCCCGCGCTCCAGTGGAGCCTGGGGCGAAAGCGGAGCCCCACGCCCGTTACGTAG